The following nucleotide sequence is from Pararge aegeria chromosome 13, ilParAegt1.1, whole genome shotgun sequence.
ctgggtttaaagccgtaggttcgattcccacaactggaaaatgtttgtgtgatgaacatgaatgtttttcagtgtctgggtgttttttataagtatatatgtatattattcataaaaatattcatcagttatcttagtcccATAAAACCAGCTaagattactttggggctagatggcaatgtgtgtattgtcgtagtatatttattattattaattaaaaatgtaggcatgcaaaggccgCGTGAACAGGCAACCATGACAAGAACCTGTGACAAGAGAGTGAGATTGTGTTAAAAGTGGACTAATAAATAAGAAAGGCAAATGTCCAAACTTATAAGGGGTAGTTGAACCCACCTGATGTACATCATGCCCTTTATCAAGTCGGTAAGGGCCGCCTTTACCCCCTAAGCCGGCTGTGTCCCGTCCCCCAGTACCACCAGCCCACGTATTACCACCAACATGGGGTTGATTGTCCGGGTCTTCTTTGCCGTGTTTTGGAGACGATACGTCTTTTCTGAAAACGGAATGAGGATATTTCGTCAAAAGGAAAACATGGTTTTTATTATCGAGCTATATCTAGCTAGTGAAGACCAAATATAATTCAGAacgccaattggcgcagtgggcagcgaccctgctttctgagtccaaggctgtggctgcggttcgattcccacgcaggaataataataataaatttatttaatctataatGGTGAAAACTTGGACTTTCGATCTTACAGCTAGAAATAAAATCCAAACTACTCAGAAAAGAATGGAAAGAAGTTGCCAaggtatattcaaattcaaattcaaaatttctttattcacgtaggcctatcacaggcacttatgaagcgttcatacatacatgtttacataattgtaaggggatggtgatgacatcgttcgccaactaaaacctaaagctacgaggtttccaaacgcgccctggtctatgaagagcccacgacaaactaagccgggtactttttttttgttgttatcaccattatacagtaaatttatctagctatgaagctagagcaattcacacccaagcttttttatcgtttaagtaatccttaatattataataggaaaaatTAAAGGACAAGATGAAGAATGTGGATATTCGCAAGAAAACACAGGTAACGGACGCACAAAGGAACAATCGCTACAAAGGAAATAGAAATGGGCAGATCACGTGGCTAAAGATATAGCGATGATAGATGGACAATGAGATCAGTGACTTGGTCCGGACCAAGAGGTATTAGAGCGAGAGGCCGGCCATGTGGGAGATGGGTCGATGAAATAGTAGCGATAGCGGGTCGGAGATGGCTACGAATAGAGACCAGTGGAATGCCttggaggaggcttttaccgAAAGGGGGTCCATACAAGaataacaatttacaattataatacatgAAACaatattgttagttttaatgatctGCTAATCACTTtttatggatttaaataaagcttatttttatcattatggtgaaaacattacaaataccacttttacataatttatctaaaatacagttctttatcaatataattgatgcaaaacataataaattaattaaaaatccttgaaccaaaaactaagcAAGTAACTTAAATCTTGCGATTTTGTGTTACAGCTTTAAGAACTCTTCCTGATACAAGGCATCAGATATTgtacacaatataaaaaaaaaaatctaaattatttttctagtaGGTCCTCTGATTTtgaaatatacaaaatgttaattgaatttaatttagctATTTGAGTTAGGAGAGTAGAgatattaactataaaaatataaataaataaataaatgtactacgacaatacacacacgccatctagccctaaagtaagcgtagcttgtgttatgggtactaagatgactgatgaatatattgtttttatgaataatatacataaatacttataacatacatataaacacccagaaactgaaaaacattcattttcatcacagaaacatttccagttgtgggaatcgaacccacgggacCCTGggacagaaagcagggtcgctgcccactgcgccaaccggccgtcaattattattaaaatatattgttttaaacttaaaataaaagataacttgaaaaatgaaggGCTTTCTAAGAAACTTTCGAACCCTTTTTGGAATGTGAATCCTAAAAGGGATTAAATATGCTAGGAATGAACTTGTTCACTTGCTCCCaatataataggttggggaaaaagtcttttcgcattatagtatgtatgatgaacttgtaataaaatctctttggctatactatttgcatctggctggttttggtatcattaaaagtttaaggtATCAttaaggtacattgccgaagatcttaaaataagatataaaaagataaaaaaagatattatatatagattatttatcgTAGATCGTAGATGTTGTCATTGTATgtgaagacccgtgccctgtagtggaaatgggttgatatgatgatacaacTTACCCGCTAGTTCTTTCGATAGTCATCTGTAACTTCTTAAGAGCCTCTTTCGATCGCCCGTCCAGCACTCCTTCGGTGGGCAGACCGCTAGAGTGTAAGACTTCCAGTAGCGCATCTGCCATGTCTTTGCTGTAGCGATCGAAGTCGAACACGTTACCGATGGCTGTCGCTATATCCTCTTCCGGGTATTTCTTTAAATGAAATGGTAATTGGTCAGCAGTCGCCGCTGGGAATTTAAGGAGGCCCTCGGTTCATTCCTCTGGTTTGCTCTGGAGGCCTTGGCAAACTAACATCAGAGTTCACCAGAGAACTGACGAAGACGATTCagtgtttataaatttttattcatttatttattagcttttcaagggaaacaaacagtactattgcacataaaagtaatgccgtattttgaTATCACATAAACTAATGAAGTTttcacaacttggttatacatatacgaTAACGTTAACCACAACTGcttaaaaataagcaaaaattatacaaaaaaaaaattaaattaaaacaaaaacaaaaagcttataatattaattttgccaTAATAGGTTTCCTAAAAGtaccaattttgacatgaaaaaccgattaggggtttgacttagctcgctaccatcttagattgcattatcacttaccaccaggtgagattgcagtcaagggataactagtagtgaaataaaaaaaaaaatttaacattttagtaATGACTTTGGTTTATAGATTGTTGCACGTACGCGTGTAGCAACCTCGAAGCGGATTCGTACTGCTGCGGCGCACCATTATCCCATACACAGCGACGTCTAAAGACGTCCTGTCGAAATATGcatgaaaaaattacaaagcgGCGGTGTAAAATACACCTAGCAGTTCTCTGTTGCGGCGCTAAAAAGACGTGTCACAAGAATTGGTTCTTATAACAGACGTCTTCCCCGGTAGGACTGTTTAAAGAACGTCGGGTGACGTTACGCCGTTTCACACACCGCCGTTTGAACACCGAGGGTTTCAGCCGATAGAAGTCCGACATAAACTTGATATAAGCCTAACTAGCTCTACTAAATACCTGCAAATGTTTCACGATATTGACCAACTCCCGCGTAGAATACGGATACGTCAACTGTCCTTGATCGGCCATATTCCTGAGCTGCGCGAAAGCTTGCACCAATTTCTTCATTATATCCTGTGGCACATCTGGCCCGTAAGACCGGAGTAACTCCAGCTCAGAATCTATGGAAGGGTTGTCCACAGCGTGGCATGAGAAAAGGTCACCTAaaatgaatgaagaaattagTCGCCACACCTTGCACACCGAACGCGTCGAAAGCGTCCATTCTTTCTCATATTGAAAAGTCATTATACTTCTTAAATAAACTTACCCAAAGAAGCGAAGAAATCATTCCCCAAAAACGGAAATCCTGGTCTGTTTGCCAACACTATCATCCTGAAATCCTCGTGCACGGGAATAAAACTGGAGACATTTCCTCCAGAACTTTCCAACATATCTTTTGGAACGATCCTTCTTCCATCGCTCAAGATCATCTCCCCATTTTCAACCAAAGTTTTCAGGATGCAAGTAACGTGAGTTGGCGCTTTATCTGCCTCATCTACGACTAAGACGTGGCCATATTTAACGGCTTTAACTAAAGGAGAATCTTCGTAGATAACTATTCCATCTCTGACAGTTGGTTGGACAGTTAAAGACTGGACTGTAGTATCTCTATGTAACTGAATATATTCCCTTGGACGGTTCAAGAGTTGAAGAAGTCTATCAGCTATCTTATTCTTTCCAACACCTTGGTTACCGACCAGTAACAAATGATTTCCGAGTAGAAAGTCTTGGAGTAACCATTCTAGCAACCTCATGTGTTGTGGAACATCGTAGAATAAAATATCCGGTACTTTAGTTAATGCTTCTGTTTTGAAGATATCTGTACTCGTGTTTCCTATTGTTAGAATACCATTTTTCACAGAACATTCGATTTTTTTCGGTTCGCGATTAAATATTCCAAACTTTGATGGAGGCTCTATGCCAATCTTTTGGCTAGCACTGTCTAATGCTCGCCTGGCTAAATTAGGAAGGAATTTGGCTAGGAAGGTTCTTTGGACGGTTTCGTAAGACGAATCGGCGGGATATTTGGCCATTCGGCTAGCGATTCGTAAAAGTTGTCGGGTTGATAAAGAGGAAGAAAGATTTTTTAGAGTACTATCCTCGGATTTTCTTAACTGATCAGCCAAATCTATAATTGAGTGTAAAGGATTTGAGATGTCTCCGTACtgtaaataaatagacaaaacgataaattaatacaaaaaaaaaataagcaatgaAACGGTTCGTTTACATATTTCATGATACACTTGTTGTGTATAGttcttattgtttattttttttctaggaGTTGTAtcctaataatttttaacaaggAAGGTTTACTTACcaatgatttaataataaaaatctccTCATCTTTGCTTAAATTTCTCATGTCGTGAAACAagaataaacttaatatttcaGGAGACAACCATTGCTGTCCAGTGCCAATCACAGGGGGTTCAGCTAACGCCACTATTCTGAAATAAGAAAAGTCTTCACTCATCCGCAAGTGTCCGGTACAGGGTAATATATACGTAAACCACGAGTATACAAAGATTTGACTTATCCAACATCTTTCTGTTTACATTGTTTGGCAAGCTAtcgtttttttaaagaattacaTGAAAAAACAAGGTGTTTATGCAGTTTGCTTATGTATGTGATTGAATACGCTAATCGGAAACTATCCAGAAGCTAAAAGAGTTTTTTCCTCTTTCTCGCTTTTATCGTCCTTTACCTTTATGTTCATTGCTATGTCAAATTCATAAGTtactttacaatatttatttcttgaaatgGAGAGAGCCATGCAAGGAGAacctttacgtgatcaaatcaaaaatgaggagatccgtagaaaaactagagttactgatAGCTCAGCtaatcgcaaagctgaagtgccAATGGGCGGGgcgcatagctcggagaaccgacggacgttggggtccaTAGGTCCACCTACAATgtggacaggcgacatcaaacgagtcgcttaAAGCCGATGGAAACAAGCCGCCCAGGGCCGTGGATTTGgaagtcaatcggttgaagtaatCATAATAAAGTTGGTTTCTATCGTATTCCTAAGAAAATACCCACTAAATTCATAGACAAACTATGAAATTAATCTTCAACTCACTTCGGATTTTCCGGCTTTATTTACTCCGTTTAAGAGTAAGATCCGAGGTAAGTAGCCCATTATATTTATGGTCTCGAATAAACTTCGTACCATTATCGTGTAGTCTCTGTGGTGAATTATTCTGTAATTGTTTTGACTTACCTAAAAGCAGGATGGATTCTTTTCACGCCACTCTCTTCTAACTCTTGCTGTGTAAGACCAGAGGAAACCAGCTCATCATACCTATCGTGACGAAGTAACCTTGTACCGTCGTGCAATTGTAACTCCCTGTCGTGCACTAATCTGTAATAGTTTGGAACTTTTGACACGACAAAAGTGAAATGTATGTGATTGATAATAGCATTCATGACCTTgcatgtaagtttgtttgaaacaagagtcactttaaaataaacatggcatACGATTTACATTGTTTTCGGCCTAGTTATAGAAGTGGGTTTAGTCTTGTAAAGTTATACAAGACTTCTTTACGCAGATTTGTCCGAATTTTATCTAGTACAAGGTTATATCTCGGGTTTCACTGAAacgtttaatgttttaaattgttctatactagctgttgcccgcgtacTTCCTTCGCGTTatcacggttttttacaaaccgtttgttttcctgggataaaaagtagcctattttattctccgtcttttcaactaactttatgtcaAAACTCAAGTtaattagttgcttagttaacGAGAGATAGATggccaaacaaacaaaaacactttcgcatttatattattaagaatgGATTCTAAATTTCAAAGCAGTGTCTCAACCGATTGagtgtttttatgaaaaaaaaaacattcgatCGGTCGGTTGCTACTTTATTTTGCTGCACTTTCGTACAATACTGTTCTGAATGCACTGTTAcagtattcaaaattaactcATCTTATAAAAGTTCTGATAGACCTTTCAAAAGCATTTAAAACTCTTCTTTTACACTTAAATAGTtaataacaatttgaaaataaaataactctttTAACGAAGCTTTTAAACGCTTTCAAGGTGATGGCATATTGGGTGGtggctcgacttccctttcgggaggTTGAGTTTGAAACCCacctcgcacctctaacttttctaagtaatgtgcgttttaagtaattaaaatataacttgctacaacggtgaaggaaaacatcgtgaggaaacctgcatgcttgagagttctacataatgttctcaaatgtatgtggagtccacaaatccgcactgggccagcgtgatggactactgccttaaccccctctcattgtaggcgacccgtgccttgtttgtttgttttgtatgttttttaaatatctttattaattaaataattgtattgcaGTTTATATCCTAGTGACTAGCCTAggttaatagtatattgtgcaacaacaTTTCGCACTAgtcgcacatactattttgtattacaaatGCGGCGATATATGTGGGCACAAACCTTTAAGTCTTAAACAAGCAAATAACAAGtttgaaaagaagaaaaaaatatattttgaacaataaataaaaattaattaatattaataaacaaaaaataaattttttgaattttttaaaagggCGAAGCCTTCTCAGACCAGAAATAATAGCTGAAAAATTAAGCATTCAAAAAAGTATCAATTAATTACAAATGAGGATAAATTTATCTAAATTTGCGTGTGCCAAGAATAATTTACGTgcgacaagtaaacttgtcgcactcaaataacagttttatttatgaaaaatctcacgcgtaattttaaaatgggcaaacggttctttttcaaccgcaacagcgagcgtcaagatactactttccccgcatgagtaatacaaacaaataaataatatattacttacagtttagcaggttacaacacctttttaaaactctaCAGCATATACACTAAACATTTctaacaacttattgagccacataacagatTATAAcaacttgttttacgtagaacttagtagAGACGTACGTTTCTTaataaaattgcatttatttaatatttttatatattgcattGCATATTGCATTGCATTTAATTGTTCATGATATTAgtcctatatttataattgaaacGAGGGTAGAACTCGGAACGATTTAACAGTTTGagtttgacggccaattggcgcagtgggcagcgaccctgctttctaagtccaaggccgcgggttcgattcccacaactggaaaatgtttgtgtgatgaacatgaatgtttttcagtgtctaggtgtttatctgtatattataggtgtttacgtgtattatattcataaagaaatccatcagctttcttagtacccataacacaagctatgcttactttggggctagatggcgatgtgtgtattgtcgtagtatatttatatgttatttaacagttaacccgtgccttgtagtgggcccgaaatgggttgatgatgacgatgatgattatattcTCGATGTTATTAAGACTTTTCATGATTAAggtttgccgtgtggtgacggtagatgaGAATGGAGTTGCCACCACTTCTCTTCCCGAGAtgcgggtgtcatacgaggagACTAAGGGAATACAATGGAGAACGGgcatctactgcgatctccAACCCGTGTGCCCAGCTTGGCGATTATGGGCAAGCCCTCTCATTGGGAGAGACAGAGACAGTTTAGTCCTGCAGTGGAGTGtcacaggcagtggcgtgcatagagggtatgatataaaattaagaaaatctccagtacagggtataaatacttaagggtagaatttttttataactcttacaaagcctatccttaaatatttcataactcgtactggaggttttcttcattttatatcatctgcataccctgtgcataccctctatgcacgccactggtcacagGCCACATAAACATACAAGCTCTGCAAGTACAAACGCACTTACCTATGCAAAACAGCCAAAGTACTGGCATGTATCCTATGCAAACCATCCAGTACGGCCAAATGGCCTTTTAGGGCTGCTTCAACTAAGGCCGAGTTTTTCCACACTGTGTCCCCGTTGTCCAGGGTAGTTCTTTGCTGAATGAGGTCCCTGGCCGTCATATCCTGGTATAGGACTATGGGTTCTATGGTATAGCCAAGTAGAGCTGCTAATTGGCTTACTAGAAGACTTTTCCCACAGCCTTTTGGACCTATGAAATAGAATGTGCTTCGGTTTCACCAGAAAACTGTTACGCTTTTTGCATTGCACGTCTATGCAATGAATTTGCCATTATTTAATTGTGAAGTGAAATTTTGGAATtacttatttagttatttaaacgTTTTTCGAAATATATAACGaaattattgacggccgaccgGCGCATcggactctgctttctgagtccaaggccgtgcgttcgattcccacaactggaaaatgtttgtgttatgaacataaatgtttttcagtgtctgggtgtctatctgtatattataagcatttatgtatattattcataaaaattcatcagtcatcttagtacttacccacacacaagctgcgcttactttggggctagatggcgatgtgggtattgtcgtaatatatttatttatttattatttattgtatgtaaattTGTACATCTTCTTACATAAATAGCAGGATCTATATGAATCCTGCTATTTATGATAACGGCTAAACTATAATTTAATCACCCATTTTggatcaaataaaaactatttctaGTTCGTTACGAAATATGAATATATCGACATGGACATTCATCAACGCATGATCTGGCAAGgcttttaaacataaataacccAAGAAaatacatactacgacaatacgcacatcgccatccagtcccaaagtaagcgtaccttgtgttatgggtactaagataactaatgaatatttttatgaataatatacataaaaactgtaaggctgggccagcgtggtggactacggcctaaacccttctcattgtgggaggaattccgcgccctgtagtgggccggtgatgacGATGACCTGATCGGGAGTTCATAAATTTTAGGTAGAAATAAGATGTAGCAAAAAAGGGCGTTATACGTACCAACAACACAAAAATCGCCAACACTATGAGATAGCAGCAACTCATTCAAAAGCAGAGCCTGATACTCAGTTTTGACAAAGCCTCTCATTTCACTCTTACTCTTTCTCCCACCACATGCCACGCCAAATTGTGATACTTTTCCATTGATATCCATGTTCACTACAGCCTGATTTTCCGTTAACTCTATTCCCCTCAGAGATATGTTCCATTTCGGTTTGGTGTCAATATTAAGATTGTGTAAGACCGCCTCGACATTCTTTATGTGGTCCCTTGATAGGAATGTGTTGTATGGATAGAGAATGTACAAAAGCTTGTGTATGGGAATTTCTTGGTTTCTTTCCTGGAAAATTGTCTTTTTAAATAAgtcaatttgtttaaattacatAGTATTAATAATTTCAAGATACCTAGCATGTTTTATAACTCAGAGAGGCTTTTTATAAACCCAGTTTTCCAACTTTTAATGCTATTCACTGtcataaattattgtttcaCTTCGTCCGCGTTCATAGCGGGTTTTTTTACATATCCAgtagaaaccgtttgtttttcttggttcaaaaagtaccctatattactCTCCATACTTTCAACTTACTGTACTCCAAATgtcaagttgattagttgcttagGTTGGGTGTACAGGAAGAACAGACatacacaaacaaatataaaatattagtaaggatatgtttagaattatattaatttaattagataGCTCTATCGACCAAGTATTCTGAacgtattattagtattaaaaaagcTTGCCCGGCCGTAGTatacgaaatttaaaataatagctgTAGACGCTACGCCGAGTTACGGTAACTATTTAGcaaagttaacaaaaaaaatgaccTAAGAAAATAtggctaaaaaattaaatgtaggcACTCATAAAACACCTCACTATAACTGACACTTGCTAGTTTCAAGAAATAGTTTAACAATGAGCAGTTTAGGGCCCATAAAGTGTGCTCGCAAATATTTTACGTCCTACACGTGCGTGCGTGTCGATACGCGTCCTTGAGGTGTAATAAATTACCGAAGTAAGACGCGTTTCACGCGAACTGATCATCTGCTAACTTTGTTTCAAGGTCAAGGTGCATTAGTTATAGAAAAGACAACGTTTAGGAAAATCCTTAGGGTATTTTTAGtacaacaagttttttttagatacGTTGCGTGGAAAAACATCGTCCATAAACAGGTCAACATTTCGCATTGtcaacagggcatgcaagaacaCATCCTTCAACGTGCCGTCCtcctttttataatacttacgCGATGATCTAGTATGGCAGTCATTGGGGTGCACAAGGTTttagaccagggtaggcataattcAAAAACTTGTCAGAAAATGGATAAATCCTCCTACTTCAcgagtgatataattttttta
It contains:
- the LOC120628622 gene encoding von Willebrand factor A domain-containing protein 8, whose protein sequence is MYNPAVTVKRIDVLIRILNGRKFMINPNAVRAYSSDGKITIGNVSKDISSPKKIEYVPKKYLITEDLQLKSLSQSTLRNLRWMMQKDILGQDMFLLGRPGPSRRKVALQYLELTQREIEYVALSRDTTEADLKQRREIQSSTAKYFDQSAVRAAIEGRVLVLEGIEKAERNVLPVLNNLLENREMHLEDGRFLIPASRYDKLLKEHGPEEVSRWRLVRVDENFRVIALGLPVPKYSGQPLDPPLRSRFQARDVATVGYGEHLSSLKDDAPQVDTRKLEQVLSAAYALISPELQQISLPDFPVDNLYAAALILERNQEIPIHKLLYILYPYNTFLSRDHIKNVEAVLHNLNIDTKPKWNISLRGIELTENQAVVNMDINGKVSQFGVACGGRKSKSEMRGFVKTEYQALLLNELLLSHSVGDFCVVGPKGCGKSLLVSQLAALLGYTIEPIVLYQDMTARDLIQQRTTLDNGDTVWKNSALVEAALKGHLAVLDGLHRIHASTLAVLHRLVHDRELQLHDGTRLLRHDRYDELVSSGLTQQELEESGVKRIHPAFRIVALAEPPVIGTGQQWLSPEILSLFLFHDMRNLSKDEEIFIIKSLYGDISNPLHSIIDLADQLRKSEDSTLKNLSSSLSTRQLLRIASRMAKYPADSSYETVQRTFLAKFLPNLARRALDSASQKIGIEPPSKFGIFNREPKKIECSVKNGILTIGNTSTDIFKTEALTKVPDILFYDVPQHMRLLEWLLQDFLLGNHLLLVGNQGVGKNKIADRLLQLLNRPREYIQLHRDTTVQSLTVQPTVRDGIVIYEDSPLVKAVKYGHVLVVDEADKAPTHVTCILKTLVENGEMILSDGRRIVPKDMLESSGGNVSSFIPVHEDFRMIVLANRPGFPFLGNDFFASLGDLFSCHAVDNPSIDSELELLRSYGPDVPQDIMKKLVQAFAQLRNMADQGQLTYPYSTRELVNIVKHLQKYPEEDIATAIGNVFDFDRYSKDMADALLEVLHSSGLPTEGVLDGRSKEALKKLQMTIERTSGKDVSSPKHGKEDPDNQPHVGGNTWAGGTGGRDTAGLGGKGGPYRLDKGHDVHQLSDAEKDDVPEHVKKAAREMNRKAFEERLKEIKMSEYDAKLYGQFLRAVQPQIGALRGVLAELQAKKKERQWSRHQTSGELDDGKIIEGLTGERSIYRRRTEQEPPPGSPPDKPKRLRLVLDVSGSMYRFNSYDGRLERSMEAVVLLTEALKGYEARIRYDMYAHSGEEHALELVRVDRPPENEKKRLQIIRTMHAHAQFCWSGDNTLPATKHAISTLANEDADEAIVLILSDANLRRYGIPPEHLGTILTSDPRVQAHVIFIGSLGDEANTLLRKLPVGHAHVCMEVASLPHIMQQIFASSLLQNT